Proteins encoded by one window of Salirhabdus salicampi:
- the xseA gene encoding exodeoxyribonuclease VII large subunit, with amino-acid sequence MKDKYLTVTALTRYIKRKFETDPHLKTVWLRAEISNFKHHSRGHMYLTLKDGQSRVQAVMFSSFNRHLKFRPEDGMKVLIRGEIGVYEPHGHYQLYIHSMEPDGIGALYLALEQRKEKLEKEGLFSEERKRPIPKYPEHVGVITSPTGAAVRDIFTTLNRRFPTVQKTLIPATVQGDQAVPSIVQAIEKANEVNMFDVLIVGRGGGSIEELWGFNEEAVVRAIANSKIPIICGVGHETDFTISELAADMRAPTPTGAAELAVPSYVELLEKVATAHKRIERSVYQQYENEKRRLSSLQQSYAFRYPEQLMRQKELDLDRLFDTLQKSWKQVIVRKQEKQSFLTTRIQQQHPKRKIEELKASINWLNTRYKREMESHLQQKRQEFQNRLDRLSLLNPLNIIKRGYAVPYDSTGQVVKTVKKIEPGDQLNIKLHDGVLDCQVWGLKEENKNE; translated from the coding sequence GTGAAGGATAAATATTTAACGGTTACAGCTTTGACACGATACATTAAAAGAAAGTTTGAAACCGATCCACACTTAAAAACAGTATGGCTTAGAGCAGAAATATCGAATTTTAAGCATCATTCTAGAGGTCATATGTATTTGACATTAAAGGACGGACAGTCACGTGTACAAGCAGTTATGTTCTCAAGTTTTAATCGTCACTTAAAATTTCGCCCCGAAGACGGTATGAAAGTACTTATTCGAGGTGAGATAGGCGTATACGAACCTCATGGGCATTATCAACTATACATACATAGCATGGAACCAGACGGCATTGGTGCACTATATTTAGCGTTAGAGCAACGGAAGGAAAAGCTAGAAAAAGAAGGTTTATTTTCTGAAGAACGGAAAAGGCCAATACCAAAGTATCCGGAGCATGTTGGTGTGATAACATCACCGACAGGCGCTGCCGTTCGGGATATATTTACTACATTAAACCGACGGTTTCCTACAGTTCAGAAAACACTCATCCCAGCAACTGTTCAAGGGGACCAAGCGGTTCCGTCAATTGTTCAAGCTATTGAAAAAGCAAACGAAGTAAACATGTTTGATGTCCTCATTGTCGGGCGCGGTGGAGGTTCGATTGAAGAGTTATGGGGATTCAATGAAGAAGCGGTGGTTCGTGCCATTGCAAACTCCAAAATCCCGATTATATGTGGAGTAGGACACGAAACCGATTTTACGATAAGTGAACTTGCGGCAGATATGCGAGCACCAACACCTACCGGCGCAGCAGAGCTTGCTGTACCCTCATATGTTGAATTATTAGAAAAGGTAGCAACCGCACATAAACGAATAGAAAGATCGGTTTATCAACAGTACGAAAATGAGAAACGGAGATTAAGTTCCCTTCAACAATCATATGCGTTCCGGTATCCTGAGCAGTTAATGCGGCAAAAGGAACTAGATTTAGACCGTTTGTTTGATACATTACAAAAATCGTGGAAGCAAGTTATCGTTCGAAAACAGGAAAAACAGTCATTTTTAACAACACGTATACAACAGCAACACCCTAAACGGAAAATTGAAGAATTAAAAGCTTCAATAAACTGGCTTAATACACGATACAAACGGGAGATGGAAAGCCATTTACAACAAAAACGGCAGGAATTTCAAAATCGGTTGGACCGTCTTTCGCTACTCAATCCATTAAATATCATTAAAAGAGGGTATGCGGTTCCCTATGATTCAACAGGTCAAGTAGTAAAAACGGTGAAGAAAATTGAACCTGGTGACCAATTAAATATTAAGTTGCATGATGGTGTTTTAGATTGCCAAGTATGGGGATTGAAGGAGGAAAATAAGAATGAGTGA
- the nusB gene encoding transcription antitermination factor NusB — protein sequence MKRRKARERAFQLLFQIDMNEITPQEVIQIAEEEEELKPFAKQLITGVIENKQQLDAHITKHLEKWSLERIASVERTLLRIAVYEMQEIEEIPAKVSINEAVEIAKTYGDDKSSRFVNGVLSKMVNEEV from the coding sequence ATGAAGCGGAGAAAGGCAAGAGAACGAGCATTCCAATTGCTGTTTCAAATTGATATGAATGAAATTACACCACAAGAAGTGATTCAAATTGCGGAAGAGGAAGAAGAGTTAAAGCCTTTTGCAAAGCAACTCATCACTGGGGTTATTGAAAATAAACAACAATTAGATGCACACATTACAAAACATCTGGAGAAATGGTCACTCGAACGGATTGCTTCAGTAGAGCGAACACTTCTTCGAATTGCAGTGTACGAGATGCAAGAAATTGAAGAAATACCGGCGAAGGTATCTATTAATGAAGCCGTTGAAATTGCGAAAACCTATGGAGATGATAAATCAAGTCGATTTGTTAATGGTGTATTATCAAAAATGGTAAACGAGGAAGTGTAA
- a CDS encoding Asp23/Gls24 family envelope stress response protein: MLNVSEDLSLGKVEIAPEVIEVIAGIAANEVSGVAQMRGNFASNVTERFGKKNHGKGVKVELVDEGVKIDVYSVLEFGVSIPTVAQKIQDNIQQALKNMTALHVTEVNVHIVGVQMESKEDETDIK; this comes from the coding sequence ATGTTAAATGTCAGCGAAGACCTGTCGTTAGGGAAAGTCGAGATTGCTCCAGAAGTCATTGAAGTGATTGCAGGCATTGCTGCTAATGAAGTTTCTGGTGTAGCGCAAATGCGTGGAAACTTTGCATCAAATGTAACGGAACGCTTCGGTAAGAAAAATCACGGTAAAGGTGTAAAAGTAGAACTCGTAGATGAAGGGGTTAAAATTGATGTCTACTCCGTATTAGAGTTCGGTGTATCCATACCTACCGTTGCACAAAAAATACAAGATAATATTCAACAAGCCTTAAAAAATATGACAGCATTACATGTAACAGAAGTGAATGTCCACATTGTTGGTGTTCAAATGGAATCAAAAGAGGATGAAACAGATATAAAATAG
- the accC gene encoding acetyl-CoA carboxylase biotin carboxylase subunit, which translates to MIKKLLIANRGEIAVRIIRACKELGISTVAVFSEADRESLHVQLADEAYCIGPTSSKDSYLNKTNIMSVATLTECDAIHPGYGFLSENPAFAEMCEECNIIFVGPSAFSIEKMGTKDVARETMRAAGVPIVPGSKGIIESEEEGLKIAEEIGYPVIIKATAGGGGKGIRIARDREDLVKGIRVTQNEAETAFGNPGVYLEKFIEDFRHVEIQVLADQHGNTIHLGERDCTIQRRLQKLIEETPSPAITPEIREEMGQAAVKAAEAVQYRGAGTVEFIFDQSEQKFYFMEMNTRIQVEHPVTEMVTGIDLIKEQILVASGEKLQHKQEDIEFNGWSIECRINAEDPFKNFMPSPGRVNMYYPPGGLGVRIDSAAYTGWMIPPYYDSMIAKLITHGKTREEAIQRMKRALDEFVVEGVKTTIPFHQRMMEHPVFKNGDFNTKFLEKHHIME; encoded by the coding sequence GTGATCAAAAAACTGCTAATTGCGAACCGTGGAGAAATTGCCGTTCGTATTATACGTGCGTGTAAAGAGTTAGGTATATCAACCGTTGCAGTATTTTCGGAAGCTGACCGTGAATCACTTCACGTTCAATTGGCTGACGAAGCATATTGCATTGGGCCTACTTCCAGTAAAGATAGTTATTTAAATAAAACAAATATAATGAGTGTTGCGACATTAACAGAATGTGATGCCATTCACCCTGGATACGGGTTTTTATCCGAAAACCCAGCATTTGCCGAAATGTGTGAAGAGTGCAATATCATCTTTGTTGGACCAAGTGCATTTTCTATTGAAAAAATGGGTACAAAGGATGTCGCTCGTGAAACGATGCGTGCTGCTGGTGTACCAATTGTTCCAGGATCAAAAGGAATTATAGAGAGTGAAGAAGAAGGATTGAAAATTGCTGAGGAGATTGGCTACCCTGTCATCATTAAAGCAACAGCTGGTGGTGGCGGAAAAGGTATTCGAATTGCACGAGACCGTGAAGACTTAGTCAAAGGAATCCGTGTAACGCAAAATGAAGCCGAAACAGCTTTTGGTAATCCAGGTGTATACTTAGAAAAATTCATTGAAGATTTCCGACATGTAGAAATACAAGTGTTAGCTGACCAACACGGAAACACGATTCACTTGGGTGAAAGAGACTGTACAATCCAAAGGCGTCTCCAAAAACTTATTGAAGAAACACCATCACCTGCGATTACGCCGGAAATTCGTGAGGAAATGGGGCAAGCAGCTGTCAAAGCGGCCGAAGCTGTACAGTATCGTGGCGCAGGAACAGTAGAGTTTATCTTTGACCAAAGTGAACAAAAGTTTTATTTCATGGAGATGAATACACGTATACAAGTTGAACACCCTGTGACAGAGATGGTTACAGGTATCGACTTAATAAAAGAACAAATTTTAGTAGCAAGTGGTGAAAAGCTCCAACATAAACAGGAAGATATTGAATTTAACGGCTGGTCGATTGAATGTCGTATTAATGCAGAAGATCCATTTAAAAACTTTATGCCATCACCTGGTAGGGTGAACATGTACTATCCTCCAGGAGGGCTCGGAGTTCGGATCGATTCAGCAGCTTACACTGGTTGGATGATTCCACCGTATTACGATTCAATGATTGCGAAACTCATTACCCATGGTAAGACGAGAGAAGAAGCAATCCAACGTATGAAACGGGCACTTGACGAATTTGTTGTAGAAGGTGTTAAGACAACAATTCCATTCCACCAACGTATGATGGAACATCCTGTGTTCAAAAATGGCGATTTTAACACAAAGTTTTTAGAGAAACATCATATAATGGAATAA
- the accB gene encoding acetyl-CoA carboxylase biotin carboxyl carrier protein: MLKVQEIRELIKLIDESTIDEFTYESNGTKVAMKKEVNNGVVETKQVVQPAQPVIQETVQPVQAPKAETAEQSEGKDENKTSEKPDTGGVDFDHEITSPMVGTFYRSPSPDSDTYVEVGSNVQASSVVCIVEAMKLFNEIEAEVSGEIVEILAEDGQLVEYGQPLFRVKTK; this comes from the coding sequence ATGTTAAAAGTTCAAGAAATCCGTGAGCTCATTAAATTAATTGATGAATCAACAATTGATGAATTTACTTACGAGTCCAATGGGACCAAAGTAGCTATGAAAAAGGAAGTGAACAATGGAGTAGTTGAAACAAAGCAAGTGGTTCAACCAGCTCAACCAGTCATTCAAGAAACTGTACAACCAGTACAAGCTCCAAAAGCGGAAACGGCTGAACAGAGCGAAGGAAAAGACGAAAACAAAACTTCTGAAAAACCTGATACTGGTGGTGTTGATTTCGATCATGAAATTACGTCACCAATGGTAGGAACGTTCTATCGTTCACCATCTCCAGATAGTGATACTTATGTTGAAGTTGGATCTAACGTTCAAGCAAGCAGTGTTGTTTGTATCGTTGAGGCAATGAAGTTATTTAACGAAATTGAGGCTGAAGTGAGTGGCGAAATAGTTGAAATCCTGGCAGAGGATGGACAGCTTGTAGAATACGGGCAGCCGCTATTTAGAGTGAAGACAAAGTAA
- a CDS encoding SpoIIIAH-like family protein, whose amino-acid sequence MMLKKQTVWLLTMLSLLIVLSVYYMTSPNGEQVALFEQMEEMEGTEESESLEANKPEGEEGETVTSGISSDELFTAIRMDIQSERDRTREQLENIIASSNASPEEKNEAMEQMHRLEEVNTKESILEKVIQTEKNYTDVLVRAEEEIVHVTVKAGEVSQTDANQIMQLVRDEFGDIRVIVKHQPENT is encoded by the coding sequence ATGATGTTAAAGAAACAAACTGTATGGCTTTTAACGATGTTAAGTTTACTAATTGTGTTAAGTGTGTATTACATGACATCTCCAAATGGGGAACAGGTAGCTCTGTTTGAGCAAATGGAAGAAATGGAAGGAACAGAGGAGAGTGAAAGCTTAGAAGCAAACAAGCCCGAGGGTGAAGAAGGGGAAACCGTTACTTCTGGCATTTCATCGGATGAGCTTTTCACCGCAATTCGAATGGATATTCAATCTGAAAGGGATCGCACAAGAGAACAGTTAGAAAATATTATTGCATCCAGCAATGCGTCACCAGAAGAGAAAAATGAAGCCATGGAACAAATGCACAGATTAGAAGAAGTTAATACGAAAGAATCCATCTTAGAAAAGGTGATTCAAACAGAGAAAAACTATACGGACGTACTTGTAAGAGCAGAAGAGGAAATCGTACATGTGACAGTTAAAGCTGGTGAAGTTTCCCAAACAGACGCAAATCAGATTATGCAACTTGTCCGAGACGAGTTCGGTGACATTCGAGTCATTGTAAAACATCAACCTGAAAATACGTAA
- the spoIIIAG gene encoding stage III sporulation protein AG, which produces MKNILSFLKLKRDEDGKPTKMSYVILIGLLGLLLMLTNNLFKDQSQTTEPPIGESLEDEALFKQNKEEKSEEVLQMEERLEGQLKQILDQINGISEAEVMINLDATNLKVYEKNTIVGKQTTSETDQNGGKREIEDYSEEQQTVTIRNQNNENPILVQTKKPSVRGVLVVAKGLESVERQKIIVTAVSRVLDVSSHRVSVMPKE; this is translated from the coding sequence TTGAAAAATATCCTATCATTTTTGAAATTGAAGAGAGATGAAGATGGCAAACCAACAAAAATGTCTTATGTCATATTAATCGGTTTGCTCGGACTATTACTTATGCTTACGAATAACTTGTTTAAAGATCAATCACAAACAACCGAACCCCCTATAGGGGAATCACTCGAAGATGAAGCTCTCTTTAAACAAAATAAGGAAGAGAAAAGTGAAGAAGTATTACAGATGGAAGAAAGATTAGAAGGTCAGCTAAAGCAAATTTTAGATCAAATTAATGGCATTTCAGAAGCAGAGGTCATGATCAACTTAGACGCAACAAATTTAAAAGTCTATGAGAAAAATACGATAGTTGGTAAACAAACAACAAGTGAAACAGATCAAAACGGTGGGAAAAGAGAAATTGAGGATTATTCTGAAGAACAACAAACCGTTACGATTCGAAACCAAAACAATGAGAATCCAATATTAGTCCAAACCAAAAAGCCATCTGTACGAGGGGTGCTTGTCGTGGCAAAGGGCTTGGAGAGTGTTGAAAGACAAAAAATCATTGTAACAGCAGTCTCCAGAGTATTGGACGTCTCTAGTCATAGAGTATCTGTAATGCCTAAGGAGTAA
- the spoIIIAF gene encoding stage III sporulation protein AF, with translation MEYIQKWVIQIILFILIAMIIDLLLPQSSMKRYVKFSVGLILMLILLQPLFHLFQTSMSSVMQNKLNIYSQTEQSDMEKTIENQKKEIQASQRAYILNQIAVQLKKQAEEELIRKYEVGIEDIAISFSNEEDLTWEHIDTIEVFLTNNTTKDGTKVEEVVIDTNHEPQEKKPDFAEIKQDLSSFWEVPTENIKITWEGGEDS, from the coding sequence ATGGAATATATTCAAAAATGGGTTATTCAAATTATTTTATTTATCCTCATTGCAATGATTATCGATTTATTGTTACCCCAGTCATCGATGAAGCGGTATGTAAAATTTTCTGTGGGCCTCATTTTAATGCTTATTTTGTTACAACCGTTATTTCACCTATTTCAAACGAGTATGAGTTCAGTCATGCAAAATAAGCTTAATATATATAGTCAAACAGAACAAAGTGATATGGAAAAAACGATAGAAAATCAGAAAAAAGAAATACAAGCCTCCCAACGTGCATATATATTAAATCAGATAGCTGTCCAACTAAAAAAACAAGCTGAAGAGGAGTTGATTCGGAAATATGAAGTAGGTATTGAAGATATAGCGATTTCCTTTTCAAATGAAGAAGATTTAACTTGGGAGCATATTGATACGATTGAAGTGTTTTTAACTAATAACACGACCAAAGATGGGACAAAGGTAGAGGAGGTTGTAATTGATACAAATCATGAGCCGCAAGAGAAGAAGCCTGACTTTGCCGAAATTAAACAGGATTTATCCTCCTTCTGGGAAGTGCCAACTGAAAACATAAAGATTACGTGGGAGGGAGGGGAAGATAGTTGA
- the spoIIIAE gene encoding stage III sporulation protein AE, whose translation MFKHGKKNVVSFLLVFITFCFASPVHAQQDHNQWVDDQMQQDTFSDISGYWNEVVYNYGEYIPDISNKSLMDFVKADSSLSIKGWFQGLLKYLFHELILNGKLLGSLILLTLFAVILQTLQNAFESKAVNTVAYAVVYLVLITIALSSFRLGASYASDAIESMSNFMIALIPLILSVMASFGSITSIAFFHPIIMFLVHLSGVLISKIVLPLIFLSALLYIVSSLSENYKATQLANLLKNAALTILGLFLTVFIGVISVQGAQTAIQDGIAIKTAKFVTGNFVPVIGRMFTDAADTVLSASLLLKNTIGLVGVVTIIGIAVFPAIKVFAIAIIYKLAAAILQPVGGGPVIKTLDLIGKHILYIFAALLVVTMMFFFAIVILVVASNLTLMVR comes from the coding sequence GTGTTCAAGCATGGGAAAAAGAATGTTGTCTCATTTCTACTAGTGTTTATTACCTTTTGTTTTGCCAGCCCGGTTCATGCACAGCAAGATCATAATCAATGGGTAGATGACCAAATGCAACAAGATACCTTCTCCGATATTAGCGGCTATTGGAATGAGGTTGTTTATAACTATGGAGAGTACATACCGGATATATCAAATAAAAGTTTAATGGACTTTGTCAAAGCTGATTCCTCTTTATCTATAAAAGGATGGTTTCAAGGGTTACTAAAATATTTATTCCATGAACTGATTTTAAACGGGAAACTATTAGGCTCATTGATCTTACTGACGTTATTTGCCGTCATACTGCAGACATTACAAAACGCTTTTGAATCAAAAGCTGTAAATACAGTTGCTTACGCTGTTGTTTATCTCGTGTTAATTACAATTGCTTTAAGTAGCTTCCGGTTAGGTGCTTCCTATGCCAGTGATGCGATTGAATCGATGTCAAACTTTATGATTGCGTTAATTCCACTTATTTTAAGTGTGATGGCATCTTTCGGCAGCATTACATCAATTGCTTTTTTTCATCCAATTATCATGTTTCTCGTCCATTTAAGTGGTGTACTCATTTCAAAAATCGTATTGCCGTTAATCTTTTTATCTGCCTTGCTGTATATCGTAAGCAGTTTAAGCGAAAATTACAAAGCTACCCAACTCGCCAATTTATTAAAAAATGCAGCATTAACAATACTCGGTCTATTTTTAACGGTTTTTATTGGAGTTATTTCGGTGCAAGGGGCCCAAACAGCCATTCAAGACGGAATTGCAATTAAAACAGCAAAGTTTGTTACAGGTAACTTTGTTCCTGTTATTGGAAGGATGTTTACCGACGCAGCCGATACGGTTTTATCAGCATCACTGTTACTGAAAAATACCATTGGATTAGTAGGAGTAGTCACAATCATTGGGATAGCAGTTTTTCCAGCGATAAAAGTTTTTGCGATTGCCATCATTTATAAATTAGCTGCTGCTATATTACAACCAGTTGGTGGAGGTCCTGTCATTAAAACATTAGATTTGATTGGGAAACATATTTTATATATTTTCGCAGCACTACTCGTTGTTACGATGATGTTTTTCTTCGCAATTGTCATTTTAGTCGTTGCTAGTAATTTAACGTTAATGGTTCGATAG
- the spoIIIAD gene encoding stage III sporulation protein AD codes for MGIFQIVSFALIAGILTILVKEQNKTISFFIVLFTGVIIFLVLIQPIAEIFRVLSYMTTKANINLMYVESILKIIGIAYVAEFGAQITRDAGLSSIASKIELAGKVFIIILAVPILTAVIETVLEFIPV; via the coding sequence ATGGGGATTTTTCAAATTGTCTCCTTCGCTCTAATAGCAGGAATACTAACAATCCTCGTTAAGGAACAGAACAAAACCATTTCCTTTTTTATAGTACTATTTACCGGTGTTATCATCTTCCTTGTGCTTATTCAGCCGATTGCCGAAATATTCCGGGTTCTTTCCTATATGACAACGAAAGCTAACATTAACCTTATGTATGTTGAATCCATTTTAAAAATCATTGGGATCGCATATGTTGCTGAATTCGGAGCACAAATTACAAGAGACGCAGGCCTTAGTTCGATAGCTTCCAAGATTGAGTTAGCCGGAAAGGTGTTTATTATTATATTAGCTGTGCCAATCTTAACAGCAGTAATTGAAACGGTACTAGAATTTATCCCTGTGTAA
- the spoIIIAC gene encoding stage III sporulation protein AC — translation MISGTYLLFQIAGIGIIIALMNSVLKQMGKEDISNWITLVGVIIVLVIVVDHLANLFQQIKSVFLFQMIIGGF, via the coding sequence ATGATAAGTGGAACTTATCTTTTGTTTCAAATCGCAGGAATTGGCATCATCATCGCATTGATGAATTCTGTTTTGAAGCAAATGGGAAAAGAAGATATATCCAACTGGATCACATTAGTTGGTGTTATCATCGTGCTCGTCATTGTCGTCGACCATTTGGCCAATTTATTCCAACAAATTAAGTCGGTGTTCTTGTTTCAAATGATAATAGGAGGATTTTAG
- the spoIIIAB gene encoding stage III sporulation protein SpoIIIAB, which translates to MKWIGVLLLLCATTYVGFDISKRLSDRPRQIRQLKNALQVLEAEIVYGQSPIQQVFGRLSTQLPKPLNGLFAHLYQQLNQHQFTLYDVWRKSLDKFWPHFAMKNPEKEIMDQFGQTLGQHDFTQQRKHIYLALSHLDRELENAEDESRRYGKMAKSLGLLTGLFLVLLLI; encoded by the coding sequence ATGAAGTGGATAGGAGTCCTTCTCTTACTGTGCGCCACAACATACGTCGGTTTTGATATTTCCAAAAGATTGTCTGACCGACCAAGACAAATTCGCCAATTAAAAAATGCACTTCAAGTGCTGGAGGCAGAAATTGTCTACGGTCAAAGTCCCATTCAACAAGTATTTGGCAGGTTGTCAACGCAGCTTCCCAAACCATTAAATGGCCTGTTTGCCCACTTATATCAACAATTAAATCAACATCAATTTACTTTATATGATGTTTGGCGAAAGAGTTTGGACAAGTTTTGGCCACATTTCGCGATGAAGAATCCCGAAAAGGAAATTATGGATCAATTTGGACAAACATTAGGTCAACACGACTTTACGCAACAGCGAAAGCATATTTATTTAGCGTTATCTCACCTAGACCGTGAGCTTGAAAATGCAGAAGATGAATCGAGAAGATATGGCAAAATGGCTAAAAGCTTAGGATTATTAACAGGTCTGTTTCTCGTTTTGCTTTTGATTTAG
- the spoIIIAA gene encoding stage III sporulation protein AA, whose product MEEILRIFPPYLAKRLSEEIRDWGELEEIRIRIMSPVEIVYSQFSFMLHHVIPTTDDGIFILNQLSEHSIYRLEDELRQGYITIEGGHRVGISGKVNTEQGSVKAIRHLAFFNFRIAKQIKGVAKPFVPSLFRGQYLNTLLIGPPRCGKTTFLRDFIRIISDGEEPFPAKKVAVIDERSEIAACKNGIPQHDVGVRTDVMDACPKAEGMMMMIRSMSPDVMVVDEIGSKEDVQALMEALHAGITVICSVHGKDVAEIRKRPSLAPLFHANAFQRYVTFSTEPRPGTVQSIVDENNQSKNVRGRRNEVDRSPSLTVRHNIRRF is encoded by the coding sequence TTGGAAGAGATCTTACGTATTTTTCCACCTTATTTAGCTAAACGACTATCAGAGGAAATAAGAGACTGGGGTGAGTTGGAGGAGATACGCATCCGGATCATGAGTCCTGTAGAAATTGTTTATTCCCAATTTTCCTTTATGCTCCATCATGTCATTCCTACTACCGATGATGGCATATTCATTTTAAATCAGCTAAGTGAACACTCTATCTATCGACTTGAAGATGAGTTGCGTCAAGGTTATATAACCATTGAAGGGGGTCATAGGGTAGGGATTTCCGGAAAAGTGAACACGGAGCAAGGGTCCGTAAAAGCCATTCGCCATTTAGCATTTTTTAATTTTCGCATAGCTAAACAGATAAAAGGGGTGGCGAAACCTTTCGTTCCCTCATTATTTCGTGGTCAGTACTTAAATACTTTATTAATTGGCCCTCCCAGATGTGGAAAAACAACATTTTTACGAGACTTTATTCGCATTATTAGTGATGGTGAAGAACCATTCCCAGCAAAAAAAGTAGCCGTTATTGACGAACGTTCAGAAATCGCTGCTTGTAAAAATGGCATTCCTCAACATGATGTTGGCGTTCGTACAGATGTTATGGATGCTTGTCCTAAGGCAGAAGGCATGATGATGATGATACGTTCAATGTCTCCCGATGTTATGGTCGTAGACGAGATTGGCAGCAAAGAGGATGTACAAGCTTTAATGGAAGCGTTACATGCAGGGATCACCGTTATATGCAGTGTTCACGGTAAGGATGTTGCCGAAATTCGGAAGCGTCCGTCTTTAGCACCGTTGTTTCATGCGAACGCGTTCCAGCGATATGTAACGTTTTCAACCGAACCGAGACCTGGTACGGTCCAATCGATTGTAGATGAAAACAATCAGTCTAAAAATGTAAGGGGTAGACGAAATGAAGTGGATAGGAGTCCTTCTCTTACTGTGCGCCACAACATACGTCGGTTTTGA
- the efp gene encoding elongation factor P: MISVNDFRTGQTVELDGDIWQVIDFQHVKPGKGAAFVRSKLRNLRNGNIQERTFRAGEKVNRAHLERRTMQYLYSSGDVHTFMDNESFEQLELPTEQIKEQLNYLKENMEVSVLNYDGETIGVDLPNTVELKVVETEPGIKGDTASGGSKPATVETGLVVQVPFFINEGDVLVINTAEGKYISRA, translated from the coding sequence ATGATTTCTGTAAATGATTTTCGTACAGGTCAAACCGTAGAATTAGATGGAGATATATGGCAAGTGATTGACTTTCAACATGTGAAGCCGGGCAAAGGAGCTGCTTTTGTACGTTCTAAATTACGTAACTTGCGAAATGGTAATATCCAAGAGAGAACGTTCCGTGCTGGTGAAAAAGTGAACCGTGCCCACCTGGAGAGACGTACAATGCAGTACTTATATTCATCTGGAGATGTGCATACGTTTATGGATAATGAATCCTTTGAACAGCTCGAGTTACCTACTGAGCAGATTAAAGAACAACTAAACTATTTAAAAGAAAATATGGAAGTAAGTGTGTTAAATTATGATGGTGAAACGATTGGTGTAGATTTACCAAATACAGTAGAATTAAAAGTAGTAGAAACAGAACCTGGTATTAAGGGTGATACCGCAAGTGGTGGTTCAAAACCTGCTACGGTTGAAACAGGTTTAGTTGTTCAAGTACCTTTCTTTATTAATGAAGGGGATGTACTAGTCATTAATACAGCTGAAGGGAAATATATTTCAAGAGCATAG